From the Salarias fasciatus chromosome 16, fSalaFa1.1, whole genome shotgun sequence genome, one window contains:
- the gpr156 gene encoding probable G-protein coupled receptor 156, with the protein MAAAGAVLSREQLLCPICLDLFNQPVSTPCGHNFCRECINRYWQSAYLLQCPMCKHKLYKKPDLKVNAFISEVASQFKELMKRKDEPDATSQGDVSCDVCAGKKIQALKSCLDCLASFCETHLEPHLVLGTLKTHQLIRPMMNMQDRVCQKHEKLLSLFCKTDQMFVCQMCIKRDHTAHRTIHIEEESREKRDEIKSISAELEGMIHSRLQKVCSISQTVELSKRNTEKEFEESLDVFDKLLQLVQRGQAEVAEVLSAKQRQVEEKASRLIAELEREIDQLGHAVDELKQLTHTDDHLYLLRRFPALSAVPAVRDWSGVCSESVEYVGTVRRAVRRVACQLEEAATAEAKRLCETELERARRYAVDVTYDPDTAHPKLVLSESNKQVHHSDVALDLPDNPERRSLSPVLTAVVWTLLSCGILLAFCFLLFTLRFKNNRIVKMSSPNLNVLTLCGSVLTYGSGFLFAVDERARSQGGASLAVIQAQMWMLCVGSTLVFGPILGKTWRLYRVFTQRVPDKRVIIRDIQLMGMVALLILVDLLILTAWNVADPVRCSRSVNALVKMMERDISYSLSQMDSCSSLYSNLWVILITFQKGGLLLYGVYLAGLTSNVSHPPVNQSPTIITAVALVTLSSAVAIPVSVFLQAWPNLVYSTVAGAIFICTLATNCMLFVPQLTQWRQFEDDQNNPSQMAKYFSSPSKSQPSVYSQDEICYLLGENSSMKKLLNEKNAVIDSLQEQVNNAKDKLLRLMSASQPAEGQDADSSTTNFNSSSTQTTELQCEGPSSSSSVSQRDPVSKPPSAQLAPHLPAAPASVSAVAPPSEPTPDPSASVSSQLLGDTQTNEPQRDASAAGSPEPALPPFSGSMRTAEETVEFVTSLQSRREAGAFGGLAFQLEPAAAPPCGFISSEQLQEILQELSVDAVTETALRSPGQASGASSQLRPSATLSPLSPRTPRSPPPPVLFRYPSISPYAMRKRRPPFHSPRSGLAPPCFYAGSEISSCGQKRHDCDRQNAGKHPEGPASVDPLLSGDSQVATEEENSQNTLERRGRCQGCISRSHRCSVLQCGDQSLVSPPDVDLSGASGRPQRKHMRDSCGFWDSDSSSSTDYCYYHRPYCDSCRQRGSLLCSDSSSDSSDSEYDDYAGLYRSSRPVVFKEDLKPTFV; encoded by the exons ATGGCGGCGGCCGGCGCTGTGCTGTCCAGGGAGCAGCTTCTCTGCCCCATCTGCCTGGATTTGTTCAACCAGCCAGTCTCCACTCCCTGTGGCCACAACTTTTGCCGGGAATGCATCAACAGATACTGGCAGAGCGCTTATCTGCTGCAGTGTCCAATGTGTAAGCACAAACTGTACAAGAAGCCGGACCTCAAAGTGAATGCCTTCATATCGGAGGTGGCGTCTCAGTTTAAGGAGCTGATGAAAAGGAAAGACGAACCCGATGCTACAAGCCAAGGAGACGTTTCCTGTGATGTGTGTGCGGGGAAGAAAATCCAGGCTCTTAAATCTTGCTTGGactgtttggcctcattctgTGAGACTCATTTGGAACCCCATCTTGTTCTGGGCACCTTGAAGACACATCAGCTGATCCGTCCCATGATGAACATGCAGGACCGAGTGTGTCAGAAGCACGAGAAGCTTCTGAGTCTGTTCTGTAAGACCGACCAGATGTTCGTGTGCCAGATGTGCATCAAGAGAGATCACACGGCTCATCGCACCATTCATATAGAGGAAGAGAGCCGAGAAAAGAGGGATGAGATTAAGAGCATCAGCGCAGAGCTGGAAGGCATGATCCACAGCCGGCTGCAGAAGGTCTGTTCGATCAGTCAAACTGTCGAGCTCAGCAAGAGAAACACGGAGAAAGAGTTCGAGGAGAGCTTGGACGTCTTCgacaaactgctgcagctcgtccagagGGGCCAGGCTGAAGTGGCCGAGGtgctcagcgccaagcagaggcaggtggaggagaaggccaGCAGACTCATAGCGGAGCTGGAGCGGGAGATCGATCAGCTCGGCCACGCCGTCGACGAGCTGAAGCAGCTCACTCACACTGACGACCATCTTTACCTGCTCCGGCGTTTTCCGGCCCTCTCCGCCGTGCCAGCCGTCAGAGACTGGTCCGGCGTCTGCTCGGAGAGCGTGGAGTACGTGGGCACGGTGAGGAGAGCCGTCAGAAGAGTTGCctgccagctggaggaggcggcgacAGCTGAGGCGAAGAGGCTCTGTGAGACTGAGTTGGAGAGGGCTCGGCGGTACGCTGTGGATGTGACTTATGATCCCGACACGGCTCATCCCAAGCTGGTGCTGTCGGAGAGCAATAAACAGGTCCATCACAGCGACGTAGCCCTGGACCTCCCTGACAACCCAGAAAG GCGCTCCCTCTCCCCGGTGCTGACGGCTGTGGTGTGGACGCTCCTCTCCTGCGGCATCCTGCTGGcgttctgcttcctcctcttcaccctgCGCTTCAAAAACAACAG GATAGTGAAGATGTCCAGTCCCAACCTCAACGTCCTGACTCTCTGTGGAAGCGTCCTCACCTACGGTAGCGGCTTCCTCTTCGCCGTTGATGAACGAGCCCGCTCTCAAGGTGGAGCGTCTCTGGCTGTGATACAG GCTCAGATGTGGATGCTCTGTGTGGGCAGCACCTTGGTGTTTGGACCAATTTTGGGAAAGACCTGGCGCCTGTACAGAGTGTTCACCCAGCGGGTGCCCGACAAACGAGTG atcATCCGAGACATCCAGCTGATGGGCATGGTGGCACTCTTGATCCTGGTGGACTTGCTGATCCTCACTGCCTGGAATGTCGCCGATCCCGTCAGATGTTCACGATCAGTGAACGCTCTTGTCAAG atGATGGAGAGGGACATTTCCTATTCTTTGTCTCAGATGGACTCTTGTTCTTCTCTTTACTCAAACCTGTGGGTTATTCTCATCACATTCCAGAAG GGTGGTCTCCTCCTCTATGGTGTCTACCTGGCCGGACTGACCAGCAACGTCAGCCATCCTCCCGTCAACCAGTCTCCCACCATCATCACGGCCGTGGCCCTGGTCACCTTGTCCTCCGCCGTGGCCATTCCCGTCTCCGTCTTCCTGCAGGCGTGGCCCAACCTGGTGTACAGCACGGTGGCCGGAGCCATCTTCATCTGCACGCTGGCGACCAACTGCATGCTGTTCGTGCCTCAG CTGACGCAGTGGCGGCAGTTTGAAGACGATCAGAACAACCCGAGTCAGATGGCCAAGTACTTCAGCAGCCCCAGCAAGAGCCAGCCGTCTGTCTACAGCCAGGACGAGATCTGCTACCTGCTGGGGGAAAACAGCTCCATGAAGAAGCTGCTTAATGAG AAAAACGCTGTGATTGACAGTCTGCAGGAGCAGGTGAACAACGCCAAGGACAAACTGTTACGGCTCATGTCGGCCAGCCAGCCTGCTGAGGGCCAGGACGCAGACTCCTCCACCACCAACTTCAACTCCTCGTCGACTCAGACCACCGAGCTTCAGTGTGAAGGAccgtcttcttcctcttctgtttctcAGAGGGACCCGGTCTCCAAACCTCCATCCGCCCAGCTTGCTCCTCACCTGCCTGCCgctcctgcttctgtttctgccGTGGCGCCGCCCTCCGagccgacccctgacccctcagCCTCGGTCTCCTCCCAGCTGCTCGGTGATACTCAGACGAATGAACCCCAGAGAGACGCGTCCGCCGCTGGTTCTCCTGAGCCCGCGTTGCCTCCATTTTCCGGGTCGATGCggacagcagaggagacggtTGAGTTTGTCACCTCGCTGCAGTCCCGTCGAGAGGCGGGGGCGTTCGGCGGCCTGGCGTTTCAGCTCGAGccggccgccgccccgccctgcGGCTTCATCAGCagcgagcagctgcaggagatcctgcaggagctgagcGTGGACGCCGTGACGGAGACCGCCCTTCGGTCTCCCGGTCAGGCGTCCGGGGCGTCGTCCCAGCTGAGGCCGTCCGCCACgctgtcccccctgtccccgcGGACGCCGCGCTCCCCGCCCCCGCCCGTGCTCTTCCGTTACCCCAGCATCTCGCCTTACGCCATGAGGAAGCGCCGGCCGCCCTTCCACTCCCCCAGGTCGGGCCTGGCCCCTCCGTGCTTCTACGCAGGGTCGGAAATTTCAAGCTGTGGGCAGAAAAGACACGACTGTGACCGCCAGAACGCGGGGAAGCACCCCGAGGGCCCCGCTTCAGTCGATCCGCTCCTCAGCGGCGACTCCCAGGTGgcgacagaggaggagaattcACAAAACACGCTGGAAAGGAGGGGAAGATGTCAAGGATGCATTTCAAGGTCTCACAGATGTTCGGTCTTGCAGTGTGGAGATCAGAGTCTCGTATCGCCGCCAGACGTGGACCTGAGCGGCGCCAGCGGCCGGCCGCAGCGGAAACACATGAGGGACTCGTGCGGGTTCTGGGACTCggactccagcagctccacggaTTACTGCTACTACCACCGCCCGTACTGCGACTCCTGCCGGCAGCGGGGCTCGCTGCTGTGCTCCGACAGCTCGTCAGACTCCTCCGACAGCGAGTACGACGACTACGCCGGCCTCTACCGCTCCTCACGCCCCGTGGTGTTCAAGGAAGACCTCAAACCCACCTTTGTTTGA